In Desulfuromonas sp., the genomic stretch GCCCTGCTCTGCTACCGGGGCGGCGCTCCCCTGCCGGAACAGAACTGACCCCTGCCGGCCGAAGAAGGACGATCCCCTCTTCCGCCCGGCATCGAGGATCTACTGCAAGGCCATCAGGACCTTGGCGAGGGTCTCCCTGCGCTCCTTGAGCATCTCCCGGTAGTCCAGCAGGTCGGTGCCGGCGATCTCCATTCCCAGGTTGGAGATGTCGTTGTTGAGGGTGTCGATCAGGATCTTCTGTTCCTCGGAGTTCAAGTCGATCTGGACCATGGCTACCTCCCCTTGACTGCGGGTGAACGAGGGCCGGCCCCATGGGCCGACCCTCCCTTTACCTTCAAGTCTAGGTCGTTATCCTCCCGGCGCAAGGCCGCCATAAACACACCCCCTCCCCCCTGAGCGCCCCCGACAAACCCCGCCCTTGATTTTTCCCCCAACAGAAGACAGAATGGAATTCGGTTAATCATTCCCCCCCCCGACAGGAGAATACGCCATGAGCAAGGGCAAAACGACCCCCCTCGCCTGCTCCCGCTGCAGCGCCATGTGGGCGAAGGAGGGCACCACCAACTGCTGGAGCGACCCGGCAGCCCGTCCGCCGCGGCCCGGCTACTGCCCCTCGGAGCGGAAGAGCGAGATCATCGACGATTCCTTCCAAAAATACACCGGAAACGACGAGGACGCCAAGCTGGCACGGGTCGCCGCCGTGGTCGAGGGCCTCTGCTACCAGCCGGTGCCAGGCTCCGATGCAGTCAACGCCCGGTGGAACCGGGTGGAGGATACGGTCGCCCTGGCCAAGCTCATGAACTACCGCAAGATCGGTATCGCTACCTGCATCGGCCTGCTCGATGAAACCGAGCGCCTCAGCGCCATCCTCTCGGCCCAGGGGCTGGAACCCTTCTCGGTCTGCTGCAAGGCCGGAAGCATCGACAAACGCCGGCTTGGCATCGCCGAGGAACACAAGGTGCGCCCCGGCACCTTCGAGCCGGCCTGCAACCCCATCGCCCAGGCCCAGCTCCTCAATCAGGAGGGGACCGACATGAACATCATCGTTGGCCTTTGCGTAGGCCACGACATGCTCTTCGCCAAAAACTCGGAGGCCCCGGTCACCACCCTGGTGGTCAAGGACCGGGTCACCGGCCACAACCCGGCGGCTGTGCTGTACGGCCAGAATTTCTACTACAAGCGGCTGCAGAAGCAGCCGGTGCTGAGTGATGACCAGGTCTGCGAACTCCAGGAGGAGGGATAAACTACACCCCGAAGAGGGCCACCGGTCTCAGCGGCCCGACCCCGCTCGCCGCACCGCCGGAGGTCAAGACGACCGGCATCACCGACGGGCGCGATACCGGCCATCGCCTTGCAGATGAGCATGGATGGGGACATGGAGATGAGAAGGGCGGGTCCGAGACCCGCCCTTTTTATTTCGGAAACATAACCCAACCGAAGGTGACCAAGAAAATCAGTTTCTCTTTAACGCAGAGAGGCCGATACGAAAGGGAAAAGACCAGAAGCCCTGTCATGTCCTGCTTTTAGCTCAGGTGGTGCACTTTGAACTAGAATCTACCTTCCCCCTCACCCAGTACCACCCCCCCGCCAGCCCCTGCAGCCCCAGCACCACCCCGAACCCGGCACGGTAGCCGGCCGGGTCGTACCCACCGGTCGCGGTCTCGGGCCAGAGCCCGATGATGGCGCCGATTGCCCACTGGGCGACGAAGGCGGCCACGAACACCGGCAGGTTGAGGCCGGTGTTGGCGCGGCCGGCGAGGTGCCGGGGGAAACCCTGTGAGAGGGCGGCGTAGGGAAGGATGCAGCTGGTGCCGCAAAAGCCGAACAGCAGCCACAGAGGAACCGTGCCGACCGCCGGCTGCAGGACAAGGAGGAACTGTACCCCCATGAATGCGCCCATGCCGGCCGCCGCGACGCGCATCGGCTTCACTCCCCGGCGACCGAGGCGGTCGGCGAGGGCGCCGAAAGAGAAGTAGCCGGCGATCATCGCCAGGGAGATCCCCATCAAAGTTCCCGCCACCTCCATCCGCCCGTAACCGGCGACGTCGCGCAGCCAGGGACCGGACCAGAGACCGAGAATGGAGAGGTAGGCGGCCTGGCCGGCGACCGCCCAGGGGGCGATACGCCGGAAAGTGCGGTCGGAGAGGACGGTGGCGATCCCCGAAATCGCCTCGCGCAGACTCTCGCCGACGCCCGGCCCCTCTTTCTCGGGGACGACCAGAAAGACGAGAATCGCCGCGAGCAGGGTCAGGGCGGCAACGGCCAGGAACACCCCGCGCCAGTCGGTGACCTGCAGGGCGAACTCCACGGGGGCTGTTGCGGCCAGGGCGCCGACGCCGCCGGAGACCATCTGCACCCCGTTGACGAGAGGAAGCCGCTCCGGGGGAAACCACAGAGTGAAGGCCTTGAAGGCGGCCATCAGGCAAGCCGAGACCCCGAGACCGATGAGCGCCCGCCCGAGCATCAGACCGGCGAAGGTCTCTGCACGGGCGAAGACAAAGGCCCCGACTGCGGCGAGAAGAAGCAGCGCCGCCTCCACGCGGCGCGGCCCAAAGCGGTCGAGAAGCACCCCGAGGGGGAGCTGAAAGGCGGCAAAGAAGAGGAAGTAGGCGGAGGTAAGCAGGCCGAGGCCGGCCGGGTCGAGCCCGACGTCGCGCACCAGGTCGGGGGCGATGACCGCATTGACCGTGCGGTACAAGTAGGAGAGGAAGTAGCCGAGAGAGAAGGGAAGAAAAACGCGCAACAGGGTCAGTGGTGCCATGGCAGTCCTCCAGAAGGACCATGATGGCCGAAATCCCCCGTGATGACCAGGAAAACCCGGCCCCGAACAATCGTCCCCAGGAACCCCCGCCTTCTGACGAACGGACTTGACAGAAAGCTCAAACAAGAATATCATTCTCCCTCAAGGAGTTATTTTCGAATGCTTGACGAAATCGACTTGCAGATACTGCACATTCTTCAGGAAAAGGCCCGCATTCCCAACGCCGAAGTGGCGCGCCGGGTCGGCATGGCCCCCTCGGCAGTTCTGGAGCGCATCCGAAAGCTCGAGGAGCGGGGGATCATCGAGGGCTACGAGGTCCGGCTCAACCCGGGCCACTTCGGCCAGCAACTGGCCGCCTTCGTCCTGGTCGATGTCGACCGCGCCGGCAACGGCAGCGTATCGGGCGAACTGGCGGCCATCCCCGGGGTCCAGGAGGTGCACCAGGTCGCCGGAGAGGACGGCTACCTGGTCAAGGTTCGCGTTGCCAGCGCCGAAGCCCTCGGCAAACTGCTGCGCGAGAACTTCACCCTGATCAAGGGAGTGCGCGGCACCCGCACCCACATCGTGCTTTCGACCTTCAAGGAAACGCGCCGGATCACCCTCAACGGGACGGGCGGATAGGCTCATCTCCCCGGATCAGCACCCCCATTAGGCGCAAAGATCTCGAGAGAACAATTTCTCTTACAATATAAAACCTGAAACCAAAAACCAGAACAGGAGACCCGTCCCATGCCCATGTCCCAGAGCTTCAAGGACCGCCTATTTCCAGTGGCGGAGGAGATCGCCGCCCACTACGGCACCCCCTTTCACATCTACGACGAGGCCGGCATCCGCGAGACCGGCGAGAACCTGAAAAAGGCCTTTTCCGGCATCGACGGCTTCCGCGAGTACTTCGCGGTCAAGGCCCTGCCCAACCTGCGCATCCTCGAAATCATGAAGGATATGGGCTTCGGCTTCGACTGCTCGTCGATCCCCGAGTTGATCATGAGCCGCCAACTCGGCGCGAAGGCCGAAGACATCATGTTCACCTCGAACAACACCGACCAGGAAGAATTCCGCTTCGCCGAGCAGGATGGCGGCTGCATTCTCAACCTCGACGACATCACCCTTATCGACAAGGTGCCGAACTTCCCGGAACTGGTCTGCTTCCGCTACAACCCGGGCCCGCGGCGCACCGGCAACGTGATCATCGGCAACCCGGTCGAGGCGAAGTACGGCGTCACCCACGAACAGGTGGTCGAGGCCTACCGCAGGGCGCAGGAGCGCGGCGCCAAACGCTTCGGCCTGCACACCATGGTCGCCTCCAACGAACTCGACTACAGCTACATGGTCGAAACCGCCCGCATGGTTCTGGAGATCGCCGAGATGGTTGAGACCGAGCTCGGCATCCGCTTCGAGTTCGTCAACATCGGCGGCGGCTTCGGCATCCCCTACCAGCCCGACCAGCAACCGCTCGACGTCGACGCCATGAGCAAGGAGATCACCGCCCTGTTCGACGCCTTCAAAGCGAAGCACGGCTACGCCCCGGCGATGGTGATGGAGAGCGGCCGCTACATGGCCGGCCCCCACGGCTGCCTGGTGACCGCTGCCATCAACCACAAGGACACCTATCGCAAGTACATCGGCGTCGACGCCTGCATGAGCGCCCTGATGCGCCCGGCCCTGTACGAGGCCTATCATCACATCGACGTCATTGGCAAAGAGGGGGCGTCCAAAAGCGAGCTCTACGACGTGGTCGGCTCCCTGTGCGAGAACAACGACAAGTTCGCCGTGCAGCGCGAACTGCCCCCGATCGACGAGGGTGACCTGTTGGCGATCCACGACAGCGGCGCCCACGGTCACGCCATGGGCTTCCAATACAACGGCCGCCTGCGCCCGATGGAACTTCTGCTGCGGATCGACGGCAGCGTCGAACTGATCCGCCGGGCCGAGACGGTGGAGGACTACATGGCCACCCAGGAATTCACCCAGGACGCCTTCAGCCCCTCCGGCGCCTAGAAAAAGAGCCTCGGGGAAACCCCGCTTTACGAAAAAAATCCCCATTCTGCATAGGGATTTGTTACGGTGAAAAACACATCAACCCGAATCCAAAGGAGAACTCATGGCTCAGATCAAGAGCGGAGATACCGCCAAGGTCCATTACACCGGCAAGCTCGACGATGGGACGGTCTTCGACAGCTCTCGACAGGGCGACCCGATGGAATTCGAGGTCGGCGGAGGCCAGCTGATTCAGGGCTTCGACGAGGCGGTCCTCGGCATGTCCCTCGGGGAGAGCAAAACGGTCACCATCCCGTCGGAAAACGCCTACGGCCCGTACCGGGAGGAGATGGTCATGGAAGTCGAGCGCGGCCAGTTTCCCGAAGGGGTCTCCCCCGAAGTCGGGCAGCACTTCGAGATCCCCAACAACGACGGCCCCCCCCTGGTGGTGGAAGTCAAGGCCACCGACGAAGAGAAAGTGACCCTCGACGCCAATCACCCCCTTGCGGGCAAGGACCTGACTTTCGAAATCGAACTTGTCGAAGTCGCCTGACCCGCCCCGAAGAGAGAAGAAGGAACCTCAAGGCAGCCCCCCCCTGTTGCAGGGAGGGCTGCCTTTCCCTTTTCCGAGCCAAACGACTTCTTCGTTTCCCCTCCTGCGGGCGGCGGTAATGGTCCGGCTGGCTTAAAAGTGCCCCGGTTGCCCACAACCTCGTTCGCGGGTGTCTTTCAAAAGAAAAACGCCGCCCTTTCGGCCGGCGTCTGATGTGCAATCAGGGGGATGGTTGGGTGGCGCGTTGCATGTTCGGTGAAGACAGCGCCTCGATTAATGGGTGATCCGACGGGGCAGGTTCTGGGCCTGATGAATCCAGTCCTCTACCTGGCCCTGGGTCGGCAGCCGCCGCACCAGTTTCTTCTCTTGGTTGATCGCCTGCAGTTTCTGGAACAGATGCTCTGCGTTGCGTTGGCCCAGTTCGGGAACGGTATCGACTCCCGCCGCCTCCAGAAGGTCGGCATATTCCTCGCTGACCCCCTTGATCCGAAACAGGTCCACGATGTTGACCCAATGCAGGATCATCGATTCGGAAAGTCCCGATTTTTCTGCAATTTCCTTGCGTCCGTGCCGGGAAGCCCCCCTATCAAGCAGGGCCTCGGTGGACAGGATGCCTGCTTTCCTGAGCTTCTGGGCGTATGATTCGCCCACTCCTTCGATCTTGGTCAAGGTCGTCATTTTGAGCCTCCATTCGTTCGAAAGAACACCCAACCTGACGCAATTATACCACCAATGCCTTGATTTACAGGCGAAAACCCTTTCGACCGCAAATCAAAGCAAGCCCTCCTGGCGCAACTCGGCCAGCAGTTTCCTCCCCTGGCCCAAGCTGTCGAAAATTAGGGCGGAGGTGATGGTCGCCGTGGTCACGGCATCGACCTCGGGGTGGAAGAGCGGAGGCCGGTTCAGGCTCTGGCCCACCATTCGCCCGCGGAGCTTTGCGATATCGGAATCGTCCCAGTGAACGTTGCCGTACTTGGTCAACAGCAGGGGGATGAAGCCGAGCACCTCGCCCGCCGTGTCGAAAAGGTAGACGAAATGCACGTCGTGGCAAAGATCGCAGACCGAGGGCCGGCTGATCGCCTCGGCGAAGAAGCGCCGTTCCCCGCCCTCCCCTCCGACGAAGGCGGCATAGACCCTGCGCCCGCTGGGCAGGGCGACCCGCCTGAAGGCTTTTACCGGGGCGCCTAAAGTCGCAAAAGCGGCGCGCACCGTGGTCTCCATCCCCTCCTCGGAGACGATCGGCTCCACGCGAACGAGCGCATTACCCTGCGGGCCGCGCCGGCGCAGAAAAGACAGGTCCTGCTCCAGCAATCCCAGCAACTCTTCGAACAGGCGCCGGTATCGGCTGTTGGCGCCGAGGTGAGTCCCGGCGACGAGGCCCGCCCCGCCCCCGGGTTCGAACCGGACATAGGCGGCAAATGGAGTCGGGCTTCCCCCCAGGGCCCGGTGGAGAGCGAAACGAGGATCGGCGAGGACGGGAAAGGGAACCTCGTAGATGTCCCGAAAGTCCTCCACTTCCGCCCCCACGTTGCCGACGGCCACGGCGAGCATCTTGATGCGCCCCCGGGTCCGGGGATCTTTTTCGATGAGTTCGAAAAGACGGTTGAAAGGAAGGGTCTGCTTCTGGCAATGAGAGCAGTGAGTATTGAGAATTTCCACCAGGACCAGTTCGGCCCCGACCTGGCTGAGGGTGAAGCTCTCCCCCCCTCTCAGCCCGAGATAAGCCCGATCGGCCTGGGCGTCGGGCATGGGAAGAGGCTCCTCGGGGAAGGGCTCTCCGACCCGCAGGTAGCGGGCGTTTTCGGCGGCGGACAGGGCAGTGCCGAGCAGGAGGAAAAGCAGGGCAAACAGGACTCTGCCGAAGCAACGAAAAGCCCTAGCCGAGGAAATCTCTCCGGCCGGAGGGCCACCCGCCCGGCGACTCACGGGTAGGGGCCAGCGGAGGCAAAGGGCGCGAAGGGACCCAGGCCGGAAGGAAGGGTGCGCAGACCGACAGAATCGGGCAGGTGCAGGAAAACCACTTCCCCGCAGAGCACCTGCTGGCCGTACCGGCTGTGCAGGGTGCCGCCGAGGCACTCGAGGCGGACCGGGCACCCCTCGAGCAGGGGAACGCCGGTGCCGGGTCCGGTGCACCAGTTCACATCGGAGGGAACCGGGCAGGGCCCGCGGGCCGGGCAACTCCCCTCCAAGGAAGGATCCCCCGGCCAGTCGCGGCCGGGAAAGTTGAGGGCGAAGGGCTCTCCCCTCCAAAGGGGATCGACCGTCGTCCCGGGCCTGATTCCCGCCGAAAGCATGACGGGACGGGTCCCGACAAGTCCCACCCAGGCGGCAGCCACAACCGCCGGCCGCCCCGAGTGCAGTTTGAAGGTCACCCAGGCGGGAGCGAGGGACGAGGAGTGAACCGGGGGACAAATCGACGCCGTCATATCCTGCCTCCGAAGTAAAATCTGTCTTCAACTTTAATCCAAAAGGCGAGATTCTCAAGGAAAACGTTAAATAATTCTTGACACCTTTCGTGGACTTTTAAATAATACCAAAACGAACAGTTTGGAGGATTATTACCTATGAAACTATCGACCAAAGGCCGCTACGGGGTTCGTGCACTCTTTGACATGGCTTACCATTCGGGCACCCTCCCGTCCCAGATCAAAGACATCTCCCGCCGCCAGGAGATCTCGCCCCGCTACCTGGAGCAGATCTTTCAGGACCTGAAGAAAGGCGGTCTGCTGAAGAGCAAGCGGGGCCCGCAGGGGGGCTACTTCCTGGCAAAAAAACCGGACGAGATCACGGTCCAGGAGATCATCCTGGCGGCCGAGGGCGAGTTGGCCCTGGTTGAGTGTGCCAAGGCCCCGGAGGACTGCAAGAGCCAGTGCGACTTCATCAACCAGTGCGTGACCCAGAAGATCTGGGTCGAGGCCAGTCGCCGCCTCAACGAGTATTTTGAAAAGATCACCCTCAAGGATCTCTGCGAGGATGCGAAAGGGCTGGGGCTGGAAAAGGAACTGGATCACCGCTTCATGTATTTCATTTAGCCCACATCTCCGACCGCGCCCTCAGGCCTGGGCGCCCCACCCGAACCGGACTCAACTTTTTAAAGAGAGGTTCTCATGCCGACCACCATCAGTGACAATTCCATCGGCCAGGTAGGCAACACCCCCCTCGTGCGGCTCAACGCCCTTACCGAGGAGGGATCTGCCACCGTATGGGGCAAAATGGAGGGAACCAACCCCGGTGGCAGCATCAAGGACCGCATCGCCCTCGCCATGATCGAGCAGGCGGAGAAGGACGGTCTTCTCAAGCCGGGCGACACAATTGTCGAGCCGACCAGCGGCAACACCGGGATCGGCCTCTCCCTGGTCTGCGCCGTCAAGGGCTACAAACTGGTTCTGACAATGCCCGACACCATGAGCCAGGAGCGCCGCAGGCTTCTCGGGGCCTACGGGGCGGAACTGGTCCTAACGCCAGGTTCCCAGGGCATGCGCGGCGCCATCGATGCGGCCGAGGAGATCGTC encodes the following:
- a CDS encoding DUF1847 domain-containing protein translates to MSKGKTTPLACSRCSAMWAKEGTTNCWSDPAARPPRPGYCPSERKSEIIDDSFQKYTGNDEDAKLARVAAVVEGLCYQPVPGSDAVNARWNRVEDTVALAKLMNYRKIGIATCIGLLDETERLSAILSAQGLEPFSVCCKAGSIDKRRLGIAEEHKVRPGTFEPACNPIAQAQLLNQEGTDMNIIVGLCVGHDMLFAKNSEAPVTTLVVKDRVTGHNPAAVLYGQNFYYKRLQKQPVLSDDQVCELQEEG
- a CDS encoding MFS transporter, which gives rise to MAPLTLLRVFLPFSLGYFLSYLYRTVNAVIAPDLVRDVGLDPAGLGLLTSAYFLFFAAFQLPLGVLLDRFGPRRVEAALLLLAAVGAFVFARAETFAGLMLGRALIGLGVSACLMAAFKAFTLWFPPERLPLVNGVQMVSGGVGALAATAPVEFALQVTDWRGVFLAVAALTLLAAILVFLVVPEKEGPGVGESLREAISGIATVLSDRTFRRIAPWAVAGQAAYLSILGLWSGPWLRDVAGYGRMEVAGTLMGISLAMIAGYFSFGALADRLGRRGVKPMRVAAAGMGAFMGVQFLLVLQPAVGTVPLWLLFGFCGTSCILPYAALSQGFPRHLAGRANTGLNLPVFVAAFVAQWAIGAIIGLWPETATGGYDPAGYRAGFGVVLGLQGLAGGWYWVRGKVDSSSKCTT
- a CDS encoding Lrp/AsnC family transcriptional regulator produces the protein MLDEIDLQILHILQEKARIPNAEVARRVGMAPSAVLERIRKLEERGIIEGYEVRLNPGHFGQQLAAFVLVDVDRAGNGSVSGELAAIPGVQEVHQVAGEDGYLVKVRVASAEALGKLLRENFTLIKGVRGTRTHIVLSTFKETRRITLNGTGG
- the lysA gene encoding diaminopimelate decarboxylase — protein: MPMSQSFKDRLFPVAEEIAAHYGTPFHIYDEAGIRETGENLKKAFSGIDGFREYFAVKALPNLRILEIMKDMGFGFDCSSIPELIMSRQLGAKAEDIMFTSNNTDQEEFRFAEQDGGCILNLDDITLIDKVPNFPELVCFRYNPGPRRTGNVIIGNPVEAKYGVTHEQVVEAYRRAQERGAKRFGLHTMVASNELDYSYMVETARMVLEIAEMVETELGIRFEFVNIGGGFGIPYQPDQQPLDVDAMSKEITALFDAFKAKHGYAPAMVMESGRYMAGPHGCLVTAAINHKDTYRKYIGVDACMSALMRPALYEAYHHIDVIGKEGASKSELYDVVGSLCENNDKFAVQRELPPIDEGDLLAIHDSGAHGHAMGFQYNGRLRPMELLLRIDGSVELIRRAETVEDYMATQEFTQDAFSPSGA
- a CDS encoding peptidylprolyl isomerase, with the translated sequence MAQIKSGDTAKVHYTGKLDDGTVFDSSRQGDPMEFEVGGGQLIQGFDEAVLGMSLGESKTVTIPSENAYGPYREEMVMEVERGQFPEGVSPEVGQHFEIPNNDGPPLVVEVKATDEEKVTLDANHPLAGKDLTFEIELVEVA
- a CDS encoding DUF4332 domain-containing protein, with product MTTLTKIEGVGESYAQKLRKAGILSTEALLDRGASRHGRKEIAEKSGLSESMILHWVNIVDLFRIKGVSEEYADLLEAAGVDTVPELGQRNAEHLFQKLQAINQEKKLVRRLPTQGQVEDWIHQAQNLPRRITH
- a CDS encoding redoxin domain-containing protein — translated: MSRRAGGPPAGEISSARAFRCFGRVLFALLFLLLGTALSAAENARYLRVGEPFPEEPLPMPDAQADRAYLGLRGGESFTLSQVGAELVLVEILNTHCSHCQKQTLPFNRLFELIEKDPRTRGRIKMLAVAVGNVGAEVEDFRDIYEVPFPVLADPRFALHRALGGSPTPFAAYVRFEPGGGAGLVAGTHLGANSRYRRLFEELLGLLEQDLSFLRRRGPQGNALVRVEPIVSEEGMETTVRAAFATLGAPVKAFRRVALPSGRRVYAAFVGGEGGERRFFAEAISRPSVCDLCHDVHFVYLFDTAGEVLGFIPLLLTKYGNVHWDDSDIAKLRGRMVGQSLNRPPLFHPEVDAVTTATITSALIFDSLGQGRKLLAELRQEGLL
- a CDS encoding flavin reductase, translated to MTASICPPVHSSSLAPAWVTFKLHSGRPAVVAAAWVGLVGTRPVMLSAGIRPGTTVDPLWRGEPFALNFPGRDWPGDPSLEGSCPARGPCPVPSDVNWCTGPGTGVPLLEGCPVRLECLGGTLHSRYGQQVLCGEVVFLHLPDSVGLRTLPSGLGPFAPFASAGPYP
- a CDS encoding Rrf2 family transcriptional regulator; this encodes MKLSTKGRYGVRALFDMAYHSGTLPSQIKDISRRQEISPRYLEQIFQDLKKGGLLKSKRGPQGGYFLAKKPDEITVQEIILAAEGELALVECAKAPEDCKSQCDFINQCVTQKIWVEASRRLNEYFEKITLKDLCEDAKGLGLEKELDHRFMYFI